One stretch of Bacillales bacterium DNA includes these proteins:
- a CDS encoding RsmF rRNA methyltransferase first C-terminal domain-containing protein, translated as MELPKPFIDKMTNLLDREAAAFFASYKRKKTTGLRVNPLKLSPAAFAEIAPFPLTPVPFCPSGFYVDPENEPGKHPFHQAGLYYMQEPSAMFVAEVVAPAEHEKVLDLSAAPGGKTTQLAGMLNNTGLLVANDIHPKRARALSENVERMGITNALVTNETPKRLAERFPAYFDKILVDAPCSGEGMFRKDPDACGYWSPEHVEACAARQKDILADAVKMLKPDGTLVYSTCTFSPEENEHIVEWALSEFPELEAEEMAKPTGVASGEARWTESQTGAAGKAARLWPHRLRGEGHFVAKWRKSADAAGRWRGRLAASNVKPAHMRDFRRFASEALVSVPGGTLMERKGQWFALPNDCPDLRGVKVLRPGWHLGEQKKGRFEPNHALAMGLKAGEAKHAHELPLGEGQWRKYLRGETLETGRDRGWLVVTLEGYPLGWGKEVKGTLKNFYPKGLRIPVR; from the coding sequence ATGGAGTTACCGAAACCGTTTATCGATAAAATGACTAACCTGTTAGACCGCGAAGCAGCCGCCTTCTTTGCATCGTATAAAAGGAAAAAAACGACCGGGTTGCGCGTCAATCCGTTGAAACTTTCCCCCGCCGCCTTCGCGGAAATCGCTCCATTTCCGTTGACACCGGTGCCTTTCTGCCCGAGCGGCTTTTACGTCGATCCCGAAAACGAACCCGGCAAACACCCGTTTCACCAAGCGGGGCTCTACTACATGCAAGAACCGAGCGCGATGTTCGTTGCCGAGGTTGTTGCCCCAGCCGAACATGAAAAAGTGCTTGATTTGAGCGCTGCCCCCGGAGGCAAAACGACGCAGCTTGCCGGGATGCTGAACAACACCGGCTTGCTTGTCGCCAACGACATTCATCCAAAACGCGCACGCGCGTTATCCGAAAACGTTGAGCGTATGGGTATCACGAACGCCCTCGTCACGAACGAAACACCGAAACGGCTTGCGGAGCGCTTCCCCGCCTATTTCGATAAAATCCTCGTCGATGCCCCGTGCTCCGGCGAGGGCATGTTTCGGAAAGATCCGGACGCGTGCGGCTACTGGAGTCCGGAACATGTCGAGGCGTGTGCCGCCAGGCAAAAAGACATCCTCGCGGATGCGGTGAAGATGCTGAAGCCGGACGGCACGCTCGTCTACTCGACGTGTACGTTTTCTCCGGAGGAGAATGAGCACATCGTCGAGTGGGCGCTCAGCGAATTTCCCGAGCTGGAAGCGGAGGAAATGGCGAAGCCGACCGGCGTGGCAAGCGGCGAAGCGCGCTGGACGGAGTCGCAGACCGGTGCGGCGGGCAAAGCCGCGAGGCTGTGGCCGCACCGGCTGCGAGGCGAAGGCCATTTCGTCGCGAAATGGCGGAAATCCGCAGACGCTGCCGGCCGTTGGCGCGGCCGGTTGGCCGCGTCCAACGTGAAGCCGGCGCACATGCGGGATTTCCGGCGTTTCGCAAGCGAGGCTTTGGTCAGCGTGCCGGGAGGCACGCTGATGGAGAGAAAAGGGCAATGGTTCGCGTTGCCGAACGATTGCCCGGATTTGCGAGGCGTGAAAGTGCTTCGGCCGGGATGGCATCTCGGCGAGCAAAAGAAGGGCCGCTTTGAGCCGAACCACGCGTTAGCGATGGGGCTCAAAGCGGGCGAAGCGAAGCATGCGCATGAGCTGCCCCTCGGAGAGGGGCAGTGGCGGAAGTATTTGCGCGGCGAAACGCTGGAAACCGGCCGCGACCGCGGCTGGTT